The proteins below are encoded in one region of Aeromonas veronii:
- a CDS encoding pyrimidine/purine nucleoside phosphorylase, translating into MLKVNEYFDGNVKSIGFEQKSEKATVGVMAAGDYLFNTAAPERMTVVKGALTIQLADEDGWTTYQQGQSFDVPGHSSFKLEVKTPTAYLCEFLD; encoded by the coding sequence ATGCTGAAAGTTAACGAGTATTTCGATGGAAATGTTAAATCTATCGGTTTCGAGCAAAAAAGCGAGAAAGCCACGGTCGGTGTGATGGCAGCAGGTGACTACCTGTTCAACACCGCCGCCCCCGAGCGGATGACGGTGGTCAAGGGCGCCCTCACCATCCAGTTGGCCGATGAAGATGGCTGGACCACCTATCAGCAGGGTCAGTCCTTCGACGTGCCCGGCCACTCCTCCTTCAAGCTGGAGGTGAAAACCCCCACCGCCTATCTGTGCGAGTTCCTCGACTAA
- a CDS encoding MerR family transcriptional regulator: MTQSRDDVRTFSISELAREFDVTTRSIRFYEDQGLLNPARQGQTRIYSRQDRVRLKLTLRGKRLGFSLADIRDLFDLYDADKSSRTQLQTMLGLVADKRETLQQQLEDIKMVLLELDAAEQRCQQALAQL, from the coding sequence ATGACTCAATCCAGGGATGACGTGCGGACCTTCAGTATCAGCGAGCTGGCCCGTGAATTTGATGTAACCACCCGCAGTATCCGCTTCTACGAGGATCAGGGGCTGCTGAACCCCGCCCGCCAGGGCCAGACCCGGATCTACAGCCGCCAGGACAGGGTGCGCCTCAAACTGACCCTGCGCGGCAAGCGTCTGGGTTTCAGCCTCGCGGACATTCGCGATCTGTTCGATCTCTACGATGCGGACAAGAGCAGCCGCACCCAGTTGCAGACCATGCTGGGGTTGGTGGCCGACAAGCGGGAAACCCTGCAACAACAGCTGGAAGACATCAAGATGGTGCTGCTGGAGCTGGACGCCGCCGAGCAGCGCTGCCAGCAGGCCCTGGCCCAGCTCTAG
- a CDS encoding thiolase family protein, with product MDIVIVAAKRTPMGAFQGALSGQSAPELGACAIAAAMASAGLQGEQIDEVYMGNVLSAGVGQAPARQAALKAGLPNRVPCTTLNKVCGSGMKAVMLAADSLRLGDTRVVVAGGMESMSRAPYLLDKARTGYRMGHQSVLDHMFLDGLQDAYEGQLMGHYAQASADKAGLARADMDAFAISSLQRALAAQQSGAFEAELTPVLAGEQMLLADDEQPGKARPDKIPALKPAFSKTGTITAANSSSISDGAAALILMRADTAAEWELPVLARIVGYQSHAALPAEFTSAPVGAIQILLTRVGWSVEEVDLFEVNEAFAMVSMLAMAGCQIPHQKLNVNGGACALGHPLGASGARILVTLIHALRARDLKRGVASLCIGGGEATAMAIELP from the coding sequence ATGGACATAGTGATAGTGGCGGCCAAACGCACCCCCATGGGCGCCTTCCAGGGGGCATTGAGCGGCCAGAGCGCTCCCGAACTTGGCGCCTGCGCCATCGCGGCGGCCATGGCATCGGCCGGCCTGCAAGGGGAGCAGATCGACGAGGTCTACATGGGCAATGTGCTGAGCGCAGGGGTGGGGCAGGCCCCCGCCCGTCAGGCGGCCCTCAAGGCGGGTCTGCCAAACCGCGTACCCTGCACCACCCTCAACAAGGTGTGCGGTTCGGGCATGAAGGCGGTGATGCTGGCGGCAGACAGCCTGCGCCTTGGCGATACCCGGGTGGTGGTCGCCGGCGGCATGGAGAGCATGAGCCGGGCCCCTTACTTGCTGGACAAGGCGCGCACAGGCTATCGCATGGGCCACCAAAGCGTGCTGGATCACATGTTCCTCGATGGCCTGCAGGATGCCTATGAGGGGCAGTTGATGGGGCATTATGCCCAGGCCAGTGCCGACAAGGCGGGGCTGGCGCGCGCCGACATGGATGCCTTTGCCATCAGCTCGCTCCAGCGGGCCCTGGCGGCCCAGCAGAGCGGCGCCTTCGAGGCTGAACTGACCCCAGTGCTGGCAGGAGAGCAGATGCTGCTGGCCGATGACGAGCAGCCAGGCAAGGCCAGGCCCGACAAGATCCCCGCTCTCAAGCCCGCCTTCAGCAAGACGGGGACCATCACGGCGGCCAACTCCAGCTCCATCTCGGATGGGGCCGCGGCGCTCATCTTGATGCGCGCCGACACGGCGGCCGAGTGGGAGCTGCCCGTATTGGCGCGGATTGTCGGCTACCAGAGCCACGCCGCCTTGCCGGCGGAGTTCACCAGCGCCCCCGTCGGCGCCATCCAGATATTGCTGACCCGAGTGGGTTGGTCGGTGGAGGAGGTGGATCTGTTCGAGGTGAACGAGGCCTTCGCCATGGTGAGCATGCTGGCCATGGCGGGCTGCCAGATCCCCCATCAGAAGCTGAACGTGAACGGCGGCGCTTGCGCCTTGGGTCACCCTCTCGGGGCCAGCGGTGCCCGCATCCTGGTGACCCTGATCCACGCCTTGCGGGCCCGTGACCTCAAGCGGGGAGTGGCGAGCCTGTGCATCGGAGGCGGCGAGGCGACCGCCATGGCCATCGAGCTCCCCTGA
- the pfkA gene encoding 6-phosphofructokinase, whose translation MTKQIKRIGVLTSGGDAPGMNAAIRAVVRASLHHGLEVYGIYDGYLGLHQDRIVKLERHSVSDVVNRGGTFLGSARFPAFKDPKVRAEAIENLKKHGIDALVVIGGDGSYMGAKKLTEEGFPCIGLPGTIDNDIAGTDFTIGFDTALNVVVDAIDRLRDTCSSHHRISVVEIMGRHCGDLAMSAAVAGGAEYVIVPEVAFDKEKLLQQIKEGEAKGKRHAIITICEHVTDVNALAKDIESMTGRETRATILGHIQRGGSPTARDRIMSSRMGAFAVEQLLAGQGGRCVGIQGNEMVHHDIIDCIENLKRPFNQELYDLSTTLF comes from the coding sequence ATGACCAAACAAATCAAACGTATTGGTGTTTTGACCAGTGGTGGTGACGCACCGGGTATGAACGCAGCCATCCGCGCCGTGGTGCGCGCCAGTCTGCACCATGGCCTGGAAGTCTACGGCATCTATGATGGCTACCTCGGCCTGCACCAGGACAGGATCGTCAAACTCGAGCGCCACAGCGTCTCCGACGTGGTCAACCGTGGCGGTACCTTCCTGGGCTCCGCTCGTTTCCCCGCGTTCAAAGATCCGAAAGTCCGTGCGGAAGCCATCGAGAACCTGAAAAAACACGGTATCGACGCCCTGGTGGTGATCGGCGGTGACGGCTCCTACATGGGCGCCAAGAAGCTGACCGAAGAGGGTTTCCCCTGCATCGGCCTGCCGGGCACCATCGACAATGACATCGCCGGCACCGACTTCACCATCGGTTTCGACACCGCCCTGAACGTGGTGGTGGATGCCATCGACCGCCTGCGCGACACCTGCAGCTCCCACCACCGCATCTCCGTGGTCGAGATCATGGGTCGTCACTGCGGTGATCTGGCCATGTCTGCCGCGGTCGCCGGTGGCGCCGAGTACGTGATCGTGCCGGAAGTGGCTTTTGACAAAGAGAAGCTGCTGCAACAGATCAAGGAAGGGGAAGCCAAGGGCAAGCGCCACGCCATCATCACCATCTGTGAACACGTCACCGATGTGAACGCCCTGGCCAAAGACATCGAGTCCATGACGGGCCGCGAAACCCGCGCCACCATCCTGGGCCACATCCAGCGCGGTGGCTCCCCCACTGCCCGCGATCGCATCATGTCCAGCCGCATGGGCGCCTTCGCCGTCGAGCAACTGCTGGCCGGCCAGGGTGGTCGCTGCGTCGGGATCCAGGGCAACGAGATGGTGCATCACGACATCATCGACTGCATCGAGAACCTCAAGCGCCCGTTCAATCAGGAGCTGTACGATCTCTCCACCACCCTGTTCTAA
- a CDS encoding dicarboxylate/amino acid:cation symporter: MLTKGLIKNIGFQVVVAMILGALAGALMGEQATVFAPLGTLFIQLIKMLVIPLVAVAILSGAANLGASPAAGKIGVSTLAFFLVTSALAVLLALVMGQVFQPGVGVDFGSTAAMFSGDYADKGALPDAVSTLLGMIPTNVFSSLNEANILQILVFCMFLGIALAKQPRERSKPLIDGLNTLVDAFVWMINKVMLIAPLGVFGLMADAIGTYGFDVLTLVLKLFVVYVAAILIFGFVVYPLLVSLLSNTPVRKYFSAMKKPQIVAFSTASSMATLPVNMETCEKELKVTNATASFVLPLGATINMSGNAIYYGLVAIFFAQVYNIDLSAGAWAAIILTSTLGAIGQAGVPGPSFLVVAVLLAAGIPIEGLPLLFALDRLFDMIRTALNISGDAACAVIVDRYSPDYDPNRWSKDT; the protein is encoded by the coding sequence GTGTTAACAAAAGGATTAATCAAAAATATCGGCTTCCAGGTAGTGGTCGCCATGATACTGGGGGCCTTGGCCGGTGCGCTCATGGGTGAGCAAGCCACCGTCTTTGCGCCGCTCGGGACGCTTTTCATCCAGCTCATCAAGATGCTGGTGATCCCCCTGGTGGCGGTGGCCATCCTGTCCGGGGCCGCCAACCTGGGTGCCAGCCCGGCAGCGGGCAAGATAGGGGTAAGCACGCTGGCCTTCTTCCTCGTCACCTCCGCCCTGGCCGTGCTGCTGGCGCTGGTGATGGGGCAGGTCTTCCAACCCGGGGTCGGGGTCGATTTCGGCTCAACGGCGGCCATGTTCTCCGGTGACTATGCCGACAAGGGCGCGCTGCCGGATGCGGTCTCCACCCTGCTCGGCATGATCCCCACCAATGTGTTCAGCTCCCTGAACGAGGCGAACATCCTGCAGATCCTGGTGTTCTGCATGTTCCTCGGCATCGCCCTGGCCAAGCAGCCCCGTGAGCGCTCCAAGCCGCTCATCGATGGCCTCAACACCCTGGTGGATGCCTTCGTCTGGATGATCAACAAGGTGATGCTGATTGCTCCTCTGGGGGTCTTCGGTCTGATGGCTGACGCCATCGGCACCTATGGCTTCGATGTGCTGACCCTGGTGCTCAAGCTGTTCGTGGTCTATGTCGCCGCCATCCTGATCTTCGGCTTCGTGGTCTATCCGCTCCTGGTATCACTGCTCTCCAACACCCCGGTGCGCAAATACTTCTCGGCGATGAAGAAGCCGCAGATCGTCGCCTTCTCCACCGCCTCTTCCATGGCGACCCTGCCGGTCAACATGGAGACCTGCGAGAAAGAGCTGAAGGTGACCAACGCCACCGCCTCCTTCGTGCTGCCCCTTGGCGCCACCATCAACATGAGCGGCAACGCCATCTATTACGGTCTGGTGGCCATCTTCTTCGCCCAGGTCTACAACATCGACCTCTCAGCCGGTGCCTGGGCGGCCATCATCCTCACCTCGACCCTGGGTGCCATCGGTCAGGCCGGTGTGCCGGGTCCGAGCTTCCTGGTGGTGGCCGTGCTGCTGGCGGCGGGGATCCCCATCGAGGGCCTGCCGTTGCTGTTCGCCCTGGATCGCCTGTTCGACATGATCCGTACCGCGCTGAACATCAGCGGGGATGCGGCCTGCGCCGTCATCGTCGACCGTTACAGCCCGGATTACGATCCCAACCGCTGGAGCAAGGACACCTGA
- a CDS encoding L-serine ammonia-lyase — protein MISVFDLFSIGIGPSSSHTVGPMRAACAFINALRQASLLSRTERVVTECYGSLGQTGKGHGTGKAIILGLAGFDPESVDIEAIPDFLSQVEHSQSLRLGGEQPSQFPRVGAILFNRRKTLPAHSNGMTLRAFEGDTLLFEQTYYSIGGGFIIEESHFANAKEEAARFDAAHPVPYPFESGAQLLAHCQESGLSISGVMLANEKVFRSESDIKAGLRKIWQAMQGCVERGCRSEGVLPGGLKVKRRAPILYRQLNGETNFNKDPLMVMEWVDLFALAVNEENAAGGRVVTAPTNGAAGIIPAVLHYYDRFVRKVDDELLMHYFLTAAAIGILYKKNASLSGAEVGCQGEVGVACSMAAGALAELLGGSAAIVENAAEIGMEHNLGLTCDPIGGLVQVPCIERNAMGAVKAINAARLALRGTGEHKVSLDKVIKTMWETGNDMKTKYKETARGGLAVNITEC, from the coding sequence ATGATCAGTGTCTTCGACCTGTTTTCCATCGGGATTGGCCCCTCCTCGTCCCACACGGTGGGGCCCATGCGCGCCGCCTGTGCCTTCATCAACGCACTCCGGCAGGCCAGCCTCCTCTCCCGCACCGAACGGGTCGTCACCGAGTGCTACGGCTCTTTGGGTCAGACCGGCAAGGGCCACGGTACCGGCAAGGCCATCATCCTGGGGCTCGCAGGCTTCGATCCCGAGTCCGTCGACATCGAAGCCATTCCGGATTTTCTAAGCCAGGTGGAGCACAGCCAGAGCCTGCGCCTTGGTGGCGAGCAGCCCAGCCAGTTCCCCCGGGTCGGTGCCATTCTCTTCAACCGGCGCAAGACCCTGCCCGCCCACTCCAACGGCATGACCCTGCGTGCCTTCGAGGGGGACACCCTGCTGTTTGAGCAGACCTATTACTCCATCGGCGGCGGCTTCATCATCGAGGAGAGCCACTTCGCCAACGCGAAAGAAGAGGCCGCCCGCTTCGATGCGGCGCACCCGGTTCCCTACCCCTTCGAGAGCGGCGCCCAGTTGCTGGCCCACTGCCAGGAGAGCGGTCTCTCCATCTCCGGGGTGATGCTGGCCAACGAGAAGGTGTTTCGCAGCGAAAGCGACATCAAAGCCGGTCTTCGCAAGATTTGGCAGGCGATGCAGGGCTGCGTGGAGCGCGGCTGTCGCAGTGAGGGGGTGCTGCCCGGCGGCCTCAAGGTGAAGCGGCGTGCCCCCATCCTCTATCGTCAACTCAACGGGGAGACCAACTTCAACAAGGATCCCCTGATGGTGATGGAGTGGGTGGATCTCTTTGCCCTGGCCGTCAACGAGGAGAACGCCGCCGGAGGCCGGGTGGTGACGGCGCCGACCAATGGCGCCGCCGGCATCATCCCCGCCGTGCTGCACTATTACGATCGCTTCGTGAGAAAAGTGGATGACGAGCTCTTGATGCACTACTTCCTCACCGCCGCCGCCATCGGCATTCTCTACAAGAAGAACGCCTCCCTGTCAGGGGCCGAGGTGGGCTGTCAGGGGGAGGTCGGGGTGGCCTGCTCCATGGCGGCCGGCGCCCTGGCCGAGTTGCTGGGGGGCAGTGCGGCCATCGTCGAGAATGCGGCCGAGATCGGGATGGAACACAACCTGGGATTGACCTGCGATCCCATCGGTGGCCTGGTGCAGGTGCCCTGCATCGAGCGCAACGCCATGGGGGCGGTCAAGGCGATCAACGCCGCCCGCCTCGCCCTGCGCGGCACCGGCGAGCACAAGGTGTCGCTGGACAAGGTGATCAAGACCATGTGGGAAACCGGCAACGACATGAAGACCAAGTACAAGGAAACCGCCCGTGGCGGCCTCGCCGTCAACATCACCGAATGTTAA